From Corynebacterium sp. BD556, the proteins below share one genomic window:
- the ctaD gene encoding cytochrome c oxidase subunit I translates to MTAVAPRLDNYVPPTRPEPTGGARKGSTLYNLLTTTDHKILGIYYIMMSFIWFFVGGLMALLIRAELFSPGLQLLSNEQFNQLFTLHGTVMLLAFGTPIVWGFANYVLPLQIGAPDVSFPRLNAFGFWITQVGVLAMLAGFLTPGGAADFGWTMYMPLADATHTPSVSANLWIIGVGATGIGTVASAINMLTTVLTLRAPGMTMFRLPVFTWTVFVTSIIALMIFPLLLAAAMGVLYDRLLGGHIYDTANGGAILWQHLFWFFGHPEVYVLALPFFGIISEIVPVFSRKPVFGYIGLVFATLAIAGLSMAVWAHHMFATGAVLLPFFSFMTFLISVPTGVKFFNWVGTMWNGHLTFETPMLWSMGFLFTFLFGGLTGIMLAAPPLDFHLHDSYFVVAHFHYTLFGTVVFSAIAGVYFWFPKMTGRMLDERLGKIHFWFTFIAFNLTFLVQHWLGNMGMPRRYADYLDSDGFTLLNQISTVGAFILGVGMLPFIWNVFKSWRYGEIVTVDDPWGYGNSLEWATSCPPPRHNFASLPRIRSERPAFELHYPHMVERLRREAHTGHNADTPATWKGGAHEFDSSGNATKVADKTN, encoded by the coding sequence ATGACTGCAGTGGCACCACGGCTGGACAACTATGTCCCGCCGACACGCCCAGAGCCAACGGGCGGCGCCCGTAAAGGCTCCACTTTGTACAATCTGCTCACCACAACGGACCACAAGATCCTGGGCATCTACTACATCATGATGTCCTTCATCTGGTTCTTCGTGGGCGGCCTCATGGCGCTGTTGATCCGCGCCGAGCTGTTCAGCCCGGGGCTGCAGTTGTTGTCCAACGAGCAGTTCAACCAACTGTTTACCCTCCACGGCACCGTGATGCTCCTCGCGTTCGGTACGCCGATCGTGTGGGGATTTGCTAACTACGTCCTGCCGCTGCAGATCGGTGCGCCGGACGTGTCCTTCCCGCGTTTGAACGCCTTTGGTTTCTGGATCACCCAGGTCGGTGTCCTCGCCATGCTCGCGGGCTTCCTCACCCCAGGCGGCGCGGCCGACTTCGGGTGGACCATGTACATGCCGCTGGCTGATGCAACCCACACCCCGTCGGTGTCCGCGAACCTGTGGATCATCGGCGTGGGCGCCACCGGTATCGGTACCGTCGCTTCGGCCATTAACATGCTCACCACCGTGTTGACCCTGCGCGCGCCGGGAATGACCATGTTTAGGCTGCCCGTCTTTACGTGGACGGTGTTTGTCACCTCCATCATCGCCTTGATGATCTTCCCGCTGCTTCTCGCTGCGGCGATGGGTGTCCTCTACGACCGTCTGTTGGGCGGTCACATCTACGACACCGCCAACGGCGGCGCCATCTTGTGGCAGCACCTGTTCTGGTTCTTCGGACACCCGGAGGTCTACGTTCTCGCCCTGCCATTTTTCGGCATCATCTCCGAGATCGTGCCGGTGTTCTCCCGTAAACCGGTGTTCGGCTACATCGGCCTCGTTTTCGCAACGCTGGCAATCGCCGGCTTGTCCATGGCTGTGTGGGCACACCACATGTTCGCCACTGGCGCTGTCCTGCTGCCGTTCTTCTCCTTCATGACCTTCCTCATCTCCGTTCCGACGGGCGTGAAGTTCTTCAACTGGGTCGGCACGATGTGGAACGGTCACCTCACCTTCGAAACCCCGATGCTGTGGTCGATGGGCTTTTTGTTCACCTTCCTCTTTGGTGGACTGACCGGCATTATGCTGGCCGCCCCGCCATTGGACTTCCACCTGCATGACTCCTACTTCGTGGTTGCGCACTTCCACTACACCCTGTTTGGCACCGTGGTGTTCTCCGCAATCGCCGGTGTGTACTTCTGGTTCCCGAAGATGACCGGCCGCATGTTGGATGAGCGTTTGGGCAAGATCCACTTCTGGTTCACCTTCATCGCCTTCAACTTGACCTTCTTGGTTCAGCACTGGCTGGGCAACATGGGTATGCCGCGCCGCTACGCTGACTACCTCGATTCTGACGGTTTTACCCTCCTGAACCAGATCTCCACCGTCGGCGCGTTCATCCTCGGTGTCGGTATGCTTCCGTTCATTTGGAATGTGTTCAAGTCCTGGCGCTACGGCGAGATCGTCACCGTCGACGATCCGTGGGGTTACGGCAACTCCCTTGAGTGGGCGACCTCCTGCCCTCCGCCGCGCCACAACTTCGCTTCCTTGCCGCGGATCCGCTCCGAGCGCCCCGCGTTCGAGCTGCATTACCCGCACATGGTTGAGCGTCTGCGTCGCGAGGCCCACACGGGCCACAACGCGGACACCCCGGCAACCTGGAAAGGTGGCGCCCACGAGTTCGACTCCTCCGGCAACGCCACTAAGGTGGCCGACAAAACCAATTAA
- the nrdF gene encoding class 1b ribonucleoside-diphosphate reductase subunit beta has translation MTAHDYDKFLAERPEPMKAINWNSIPDEKDLEVWDRLTGNFWLPEKIPVSNDIPSWKTLTHDEKLATMRVFANLTLLDTIQGTVGAVSLLPHARTMHEEAVYTNIAFMESVHAKSYSNIFMTLASTPEINEAFRWTEENAEVQRKAKIIESYYRGDDPQKKKIASVMLESFLFYSGFYLPLNWSVHSKLTNTADVIRLIIRDEAVHGYYIGYKYQVDMREATQQRRDELKEYTFELLYDLYENESQYTEDIYDPLGWTEDVKRFLRYNANKALNNLGYEGLFPADETRVSPAILASLSPNADENHDFFSGSGSSYVIGKAEETHDDDWDFE, from the coding sequence GTGACAGCACACGACTACGACAAGTTCCTTGCCGAGCGCCCGGAGCCGATGAAAGCAATCAACTGGAACTCGATTCCGGACGAGAAAGATCTTGAGGTCTGGGACCGCCTGACCGGCAATTTTTGGCTGCCGGAGAAGATCCCTGTGTCCAACGACATTCCTAGCTGGAAAACGCTCACCCACGACGAGAAGCTGGCAACGATGCGCGTGTTTGCCAACCTCACCCTTTTGGACACAATCCAGGGCACCGTCGGGGCCGTCTCCCTGCTTCCTCATGCACGCACGATGCATGAGGAGGCCGTCTACACCAACATCGCCTTTATGGAGTCCGTGCACGCCAAGAGCTATTCCAATATCTTCATGACGCTCGCGTCGACGCCCGAGATCAACGAGGCTTTCCGCTGGACCGAGGAAAATGCTGAGGTGCAGCGCAAGGCGAAGATCATCGAGAGTTATTACCGCGGCGACGACCCGCAGAAGAAGAAAATTGCCTCCGTCATGTTGGAGTCCTTCCTCTTTTACTCGGGGTTCTACCTGCCCTTGAACTGGTCCGTTCACTCAAAGCTGACCAACACAGCCGACGTGATTCGCCTGATCATCCGCGATGAGGCTGTTCACGGCTACTACATTGGTTACAAGTACCAGGTGGACATGCGCGAAGCGACCCAGCAGCGCCGTGATGAGTTGAAGGAATACACCTTCGAGCTTCTCTACGACCTGTACGAAAACGAAAGCCAGTACACCGAGGACATCTACGACCCGCTCGGCTGGACAGAAGACGTCAAACGCTTCTTGCGCTACAACGCAAACAAGGCGTTAAACAACCTCGGCTACGAAGGTTTGTTCCCGGCGGATGAAACCCGCGTGTCCCCGGCCATTTTGGCGTCGCTGTCGCCCAACGCCGACGAAAACCACGACTTCTTCTCCGGATCGGGGTCCTCCTACGTCATCGGCAAGGCGGAGGAGACCCACGACGACGACTGGGATTTCGAGTAA
- a CDS encoding FadR/GntR family transcriptional regulator: MTMPSAPKGASGVLLPTVLDELGVDIVSGTLPAGHTFTLQQLSERFGISRTVAREVMRALEQMGMVSSSRRVGIKVLPESSWDIFDLVVMKWRWRVDSHRERMMAELDELRCAIEPFAATTAAQRRTDEQAERLTKLATDLAELLERQDAEDLHDEIIEANRLFRRALFEASGNKMIGALAATVCSTHDCLPNGDSIFSPEGDSFPQAHIELARAVEQRDVAAAAAASRVICQATGQAAPAHNQD; the protein is encoded by the coding sequence ATGACTATGCCATCGGCACCAAAGGGAGCATCGGGAGTGCTGCTTCCCACCGTCCTTGACGAGCTGGGGGTGGACATCGTCTCCGGAACTCTGCCCGCAGGCCACACCTTCACGCTTCAGCAACTTTCAGAGCGCTTCGGTATCTCACGAACCGTCGCGCGTGAAGTAATGCGGGCGCTCGAGCAGATGGGCATGGTTTCATCGTCGCGGCGCGTAGGCATCAAAGTTCTGCCGGAGAGTTCCTGGGACATTTTTGACTTGGTGGTCATGAAGTGGAGGTGGCGGGTTGACTCTCACCGTGAGCGCATGATGGCAGAGCTCGACGAGCTTCGCTGCGCCATCGAACCTTTCGCCGCAACAACCGCTGCCCAACGGCGCACGGACGAACAGGCCGAAAGGCTCACGAAACTCGCGACTGACTTGGCAGAGCTATTGGAAAGACAGGACGCAGAAGATCTCCACGATGAGATTATTGAGGCGAACCGCCTTTTCCGCCGTGCCCTTTTTGAGGCCTCGGGCAACAAAATGATCGGTGCTCTCGCCGCCACTGTGTGCTCCACACATGATTGTCTACCCAATGGCGATTCCATTTTTTCCCCAGAGGGCGACTCTTTCCCGCAGGCCCACATTGAACTAGCGCGGGCGGTTGAACAACGCGATGTTGCCGCTGCCGCAGCGGCTTCGCGCGTCATCTGCCAAGCAACAGGACAGGCAGCGCCCGCGCACAACCAGGATTAA
- the nrdE gene encoding class 1b ribonucleoside-diphosphate reductase subunit alpha, with the protein MSTPTTTTETHGRTVPEPVKESDQLDYHALNALLNLYDDEGKIQFDKDREAANQFFLQHVNQNTVYFHDLEEKMHYLVENKYYEPEVIEAYDWGFVKDTFKRAYSYKFRFKSFLGAYKYYTSYTLKTFDGRRYLERFEDRVAMTALFLGDGNEDLASALVDEIMTGRFQPATPTFLNAGKAQRGELVSCFLLRIEDNMESIGRAINSSLQLSKRGGGVALLLSNIRESGAPIKHIENQSSGIIPVMKLLEDSFSYANQLGARQGAGAVYLNAHHPDIMSFLDTKRENADEKIRIKTLSLGVVIPDITFKLAKRNDDMYLFSPYDVERVYGVPFGDISVTEKYEEMLEDPRIRKTKINARQFFQTLAEIQFESGYPYIMFEDTANKANPVKTGRINMSNLCSEILQVNSPSVLNDDLNYSEIGHDISCNLGSMNVAMSMDSENFSRTVESAIRALTAVADKTSIDSVPPIREGNNASHAIGLGQMNLHGFLGREHIHYGSEEGLDFTNAYFATVMYEAIKASHKIAVEKGERFADFERSEYASGEFFDRYDPEDFQPKTQKVKEIFARSSANVPTAADWAKLKEDVARDGIYNRYLQAIPPTGSISYINNSTSSIHPIASKIEIRKEGKIGRVYYPAPHMDNENIEFFKDAYEIGYEKIIDTYAAATKYVDQGLSLTLFFKDTVTTRDINRAQIYAWTKGIKSLYYIRLRQMALEGTAIEGCVSCML; encoded by the coding sequence ATGTCCACCCCAACGACTACGACCGAAACCCATGGCCGCACCGTTCCCGAACCGGTGAAAGAATCCGACCAACTCGACTACCATGCGCTCAACGCGCTTTTGAACCTCTACGACGATGAGGGCAAGATTCAGTTCGACAAGGATCGCGAGGCCGCGAACCAGTTCTTCCTTCAACACGTCAACCAGAACACCGTCTACTTCCACGACTTGGAAGAAAAGATGCACTACCTGGTGGAGAACAAATACTACGAGCCGGAGGTCATCGAGGCCTACGACTGGGGATTTGTCAAAGACACCTTCAAGCGGGCCTACTCCTATAAGTTCCGCTTCAAGTCCTTCCTCGGCGCGTACAAGTACTACACCTCGTACACGCTCAAGACCTTCGACGGGCGCCGCTATCTGGAACGCTTCGAAGATCGCGTCGCCATGACCGCACTTTTCCTCGGCGACGGCAATGAAGATCTCGCCTCCGCGCTTGTCGACGAAATCATGACCGGCCGTTTCCAACCGGCGACCCCGACCTTCCTCAACGCCGGCAAAGCCCAGCGTGGTGAGTTGGTTTCCTGCTTCCTGCTGCGCATTGAGGACAATATGGAGTCCATCGGCCGCGCCATTAACTCCTCGCTGCAACTGTCCAAGCGCGGCGGCGGCGTGGCTTTGCTGCTTAGCAACATCCGCGAATCAGGCGCGCCTATCAAACACATCGAAAACCAGTCCTCCGGCATTATTCCCGTGATGAAGCTGCTGGAGGATTCTTTCTCCTACGCTAACCAGCTCGGCGCACGCCAGGGTGCCGGCGCGGTCTATCTCAACGCGCACCACCCGGACATCATGAGCTTTTTGGACACCAAGCGCGAAAATGCAGACGAAAAGATCCGCATCAAGACCCTCTCGCTCGGCGTGGTCATCCCAGACATCACCTTCAAGTTGGCCAAGCGCAACGACGACATGTACCTGTTTTCCCCCTACGACGTTGAACGTGTCTACGGCGTGCCCTTCGGCGACATCTCGGTCACTGAGAAGTACGAGGAGATGCTGGAAGACCCGCGTATCCGCAAGACCAAGATCAACGCGCGCCAATTTTTCCAAACGCTTGCGGAGATCCAGTTCGAGTCCGGCTACCCGTACATCATGTTCGAGGACACCGCAAACAAGGCGAACCCGGTCAAGACCGGCCGCATTAACATGTCGAACCTGTGCTCGGAGATCCTCCAGGTCAACTCCCCTTCCGTTTTAAATGACGACCTTAACTACTCGGAGATCGGCCACGACATTTCGTGCAACCTCGGTTCGATGAACGTAGCCATGTCCATGGACTCGGAGAACTTCTCCCGCACCGTCGAATCGGCGATTCGCGCTTTGACCGCCGTGGCGGACAAAACGTCCATTGATTCGGTGCCGCCGATCCGCGAGGGCAACAACGCCTCTCACGCCATCGGACTGGGGCAGATGAACCTCCACGGTTTCCTCGGACGCGAGCACATCCACTACGGCTCCGAGGAAGGGTTGGATTTCACCAACGCCTACTTCGCTACGGTGATGTATGAGGCGATTAAGGCCTCCCATAAGATCGCGGTGGAAAAGGGCGAGAGGTTCGCCGACTTTGAGCGCTCCGAGTACGCCTCGGGCGAGTTCTTCGACCGTTACGACCCGGAAGACTTCCAGCCAAAGACGCAGAAAGTCAAGGAGATCTTCGCGCGCAGCTCCGCGAACGTGCCGACGGCCGCCGACTGGGCGAAGCTGAAAGAGGATGTGGCCCGCGACGGTATCTATAACCGCTACCTGCAGGCAATTCCGCCGACTGGTTCGATTTCTTATATCAACAACTCGACGTCTTCGATCCACCCGATCGCTTCTAAAATTGAGATTCGTAAGGAAGGCAAGATCGGTCGCGTTTACTACCCGGCGCCGCACATGGATAACGAGAACATCGAGTTCTTCAAGGATGCCTACGAGATCGGCTACGAGAAGATCATTGATACCTACGCCGCGGCAACAAAATACGTGGACCAAGGCCTGTCGTTGACGCTTTTCTTCAAAGACACGGTGACCACCCGCGACATCAACCGGGCCCAGATTTACGCTTGGACCAAGGGAATTAAGTCGCTGTACTACATTCGGTTGCGCCAGATGGCGCTCGAAGGTACAGCGATTGAGGGCTGCGTGTCCTGCATGCTCTAA
- the nrdI gene encoding class Ib ribonucleoside-diphosphate reductase assembly flavoprotein NrdI yields the protein MLIVYFSSATGNTKRFVEKVGLPARQIPLYRWEEDLLVDEPYVLICPTYGGGASISHENSKPVPKQVIKFLNNKHNRDLIRGVIAAGNSNFGSDFCLAGDVISAKCKVPYLYRFELMGAEGDAAHVREQLIKHADRLGLAPMAPEVVDKLRALEQAAEAENAKRLARLREKYSTKTTA from the coding sequence ATGCTCATTGTCTATTTCTCGTCCGCCACCGGAAACACGAAGCGTTTCGTGGAAAAGGTCGGCCTGCCGGCCAGGCAGATCCCGCTTTACCGCTGGGAGGAAGACCTGCTGGTGGACGAGCCTTACGTACTCATCTGCCCCACCTACGGGGGAGGTGCCTCCATCTCCCACGAGAACTCGAAACCTGTGCCCAAGCAGGTCATCAAATTCCTCAACAACAAGCACAACCGGGACCTCATCCGCGGGGTTATCGCCGCCGGGAACTCAAACTTCGGTTCGGATTTCTGTTTGGCCGGCGACGTCATTTCGGCAAAATGCAAGGTCCCATACCTCTACCGCTTCGAGTTGATGGGGGCAGAAGGCGACGCCGCCCATGTCCGCGAGCAGTTGATCAAACACGCGGACCGTCTAGGTTTGGCGCCGATGGCGCCGGAGGTCGTCGACAAGCTTCGTGCCCTGGAGCAGGCGGCAGAAGCAGAAAACGCGAAGCGGCTCGCGCGCCTTCGCGAGAAATACAGCACCAAAACAACAGCATAG
- the nrdH gene encoding glutaredoxin-like protein NrdH produces the protein MSITVYTKPACVQCVATKKALDKAGLEYTLVDISEDSDARDYVMALGYLQAPVVEVDGEHWSGFRPDRIRGLQAAA, from the coding sequence ATGTCCATCACCGTTTACACCAAGCCCGCTTGTGTTCAGTGCGTCGCCACCAAAAAGGCCTTGGATAAGGCAGGCCTCGAGTACACGCTCGTGGACATCTCCGAGGACTCGGATGCCCGTGACTACGTCATGGCCCTGGGTTACCTCCAGGCGCCGGTCGTCGAGGTCGATGGGGAGCACTGGTCCGGTTTCCGTCCGGACCGCATCCGTGGGCTGCAAGCCGCCGCGTAA